In Herbinix luporum, a single window of DNA contains:
- the cdaA gene encoding diadenylate cyclase CdaA translates to MQAIRNLISDYRFSIPKIYITDIIEIIILAFLIYHVVKWIKNTRAWALVKGLVVIMLFWLVAVIFRLNVVIWIISNTIDVGIIAILIVFQPELRKALEQLGKKNIVRSILIFDDTKDKNEKFSDYTLNEIVRAIFELARNKTGALVVIEEETPLNEFVNTGILVDSIISSELLINIFERNTPLHDGAVILRNNRIVAATCYLPLSDNMQLSKDLGTRHRAGIGISEVSDCLTIIVSEETGKVSIAREGKLIRNVDGDYLRSKLMEAQNKMSDTNRLKFWKGRRGNEREID, encoded by the coding sequence ATGCAAGCAATCAGAAATTTAATAAGTGATTATCGATTTTCTATACCGAAAATTTATATTACCGATATTATTGAAATTATTATACTTGCTTTTTTAATCTACCATGTTGTCAAGTGGATTAAGAATACAAGAGCCTGGGCCTTAGTTAAAGGTCTGGTTGTTATTATGCTTTTCTGGTTAGTCGCCGTTATATTTAGGCTAAATGTTGTTATTTGGATTATATCCAATACAATTGATGTTGGTATTATTGCTATTTTGATTGTGTTTCAGCCGGAACTTCGTAAGGCTTTGGAGCAACTGGGCAAGAAAAATATAGTTCGTTCTATTCTGATTTTTGATGATACTAAAGATAAAAATGAAAAGTTTTCGGATTATACATTAAATGAAATTGTACGAGCTATATTTGAACTGGCAAGAAATAAAACCGGAGCCTTAGTTGTAATTGAAGAAGAAACACCCTTAAATGAATTTGTAAATACAGGGATTTTGGTAGATAGTATAATAAGCAGTGAATTACTGATTAATATATTTGAAAGAAATACACCGCTTCATGATGGGGCAGTTATACTTCGAAATAATCGAATTGTAGCTGCAACTTGTTATCTGCCTTTATCAGATAATATGCAGTTAAGTAAGGATTTAGGAACAAGGCACCGTGCAGGTATAGGCATAAGTGAGGTGTCTGATTGTCTTACCATCATAGTATCAGAAGAAACAGGTAAGGTATCCATAGCAAGAGAAGGCAAGTTAATAAGAAATGTGGATGGAGACTACTTAAGATCAAAGCTTATGGAGGCCCAGAATAAAATGTCTGATACTAACAGATTGAAATTTTGGAAGGGAAGACGAGGCAATGAAAGAGAAATTGACTAG
- a CDS encoding CocE/NonD family hydrolase C-terminal non-catalytic domain-containing protein, giving the protein MERNGWELTPRVRIEVQDVYEFNYMTNRAEDSFPLKRTKYEKLYLNAANMTMQNTPVENEASVSYDSKTGEVTFDYRFEEDTEITGYMKLRLYVAAESYNDMDLFINVQKLSTTKEFLPITLFGEPHPGVWGKMRVSRRKLDEKLSTDYNPVQAHTCDEKLEPGQIVPVDIEIVPTSRFWHKGQYIRVQISGRYIREDWFEPLIWDTDNHGNHLIYTGGQYESFLQIPVIPPKFQDGDIIIR; this is encoded by the coding sequence TTGGAGAGAAATGGATGGGAGCTTACTCCAAGAGTAAGAATTGAAGTTCAGGACGTTTATGAATTTAATTATATGACCAATCGTGCGGAAGATAGTTTTCCGCTGAAGAGGACAAAATATGAAAAATTATATTTGAATGCAGCAAATATGACAATGCAAAACACACCGGTAGAAAATGAAGCTTCTGTTTCCTATGACAGTAAGACCGGGGAGGTTACATTTGACTACCGCTTTGAAGAGGACACAGAAATTACCGGATATATGAAGTTAAGACTGTATGTGGCTGCAGAAAGCTATAATGATATGGATTTATTTATAAACGTACAGAAATTAAGTACCACAAAAGAATTCCTTCCCATCACCTTATTTGGAGAACCACATCCTGGAGTATGGGGAAAGATGAGAGTTTCACGGCGTAAGTTAGATGAGAAGCTTTCTACAGATTATAATCCCGTTCAGGCCCATACCTGTGATGAAAAATTAGAGCCCGGACAGATTGTTCCCGTGGATATTGAAATCGTACCTACCAGCCGTTTTTGGCATAAGGGGCAGTATATACGTGTTCAAATTTCCGGTCGTTATATCCGTGAAGATTGGTTTGAGCCCTTGATATGGGATACTGATAATCATGGAAATCATCTTATCTATACTGGCGGACAATATGAATCATTCCTTCAGATACCTGTGATACCACCTAAATTCCAGGATGGAGATATTATTATCCGATAA
- a CDS encoding CocE/NonD family hydrolase, giving the protein MSKFESPDPGYWCRRGYAVANVDPRGIGHSEGDFIQFGTQDAQDGYDFIEWAAEQPWCNGRIGMAGNSCVAMTQLRIASQCPPHLVCIAPWEATTDMYRESLCEGGIPARSFVRMVMAEAVGPNYIDDTPDNLTLYPYINCTYWKDKDPI; this is encoded by the coding sequence ATGTCTAAGTTCGAAAGTCCTGACCCAGGTTATTGGTGTCGTCGCGGATATGCCGTTGCCAATGTGGATCCTAGAGGTATCGGACATTCAGAGGGAGATTTTATTCAGTTTGGTACTCAGGATGCACAAGATGGATATGATTTTATTGAATGGGCTGCAGAGCAACCTTGGTGTAACGGAAGAATCGGAATGGCCGGAAACAGTTGCGTAGCTATGACACAATTACGTATTGCTTCTCAATGCCCACCTCATCTTGTATGTATAGCCCCTTGGGAAGCAACAACTGATATGTACCGTGAATCACTATGTGAAGGGGGTATCCCTGCCAGATCCTTTGTCAGAATGGTTATGGCAGAAGCTGTAGGACCTAACTATATTGATGATACACCGGACAACTTGACATTATATCCTTATATTAATTGTACATATTGGAAGGACAAAGACCCTATCTGA
- a CDS encoding FAD-dependent oxidoreductase: MKKMETEIVVIAAGPAGLSAAVEAAENGADVIVLEKASTVGGAANMGMGPLGNGCSASNSFQYV, from the coding sequence ATGAAGAAGATGGAAACTGAGATCGTAGTCATTGCTGCAGGCCCAGCCGGATTATCCGCTGCGGTAGAGGCTGCAGAAAATGGAGCTGATGTAATTGTTCTTGAAAAAGCTTCTACAGTAGGTGGAGCTGCCAACATGGGTATGGGACCCCTTGGAAATGGGTGTTCCGCCTCAAACAGTTTCCAATATGTCTAA
- a CDS encoding PH domain-containing protein, with protein sequence MAEMGNILTWTLIGECPIPDDVNDLLVEGEEAVAAYKTFRDSAIFTNKRLIVRDAQGFTGKKVEIYSLPYSSIVMWSTENAGRFLDVNAEVELWTRAGHIKINLNKGVDIRKFDKLIAKALL encoded by the coding sequence ATGGCAGAAATGGGTAATATTTTAACATGGACATTAATAGGAGAGTGTCCCATCCCCGATGATGTAAATGATTTATTGGTAGAAGGGGAAGAGGCAGTTGCTGCATATAAGACATTCCGTGATAGTGCCATATTTACTAACAAGAGATTGATTGTAAGAGATGCTCAGGGCTTTACAGGCAAAAAGGTTGAGATATATTCTCTGCCTTATTCATCAATAGTTATGTGGTCCACTGAGAATGCCGGAAGATTTTTGGATGTTAATGCAGAAGTAGAGCTTTGGACAAGGGCCGGTCACATAAAAATAAATCTAAATAAGGGTGTAGATATAAGGAAATTTGATAAGCTGATTGCTAAAGCTTTACTTTAA
- the lysS gene encoding lysine--tRNA ligase: MADERAQMQSDQDLNELLKVRRTKLAELQSKGKDPFKIMKYDVTNHSADITTNYEEFEGKTVSIAGRIMTKRVMGKASFCNVRDLKGDIQAYVRRDDIGEEPYAEFKKYDIGDIIGIEGEVFKTKSGEISVKASKIVLLSKSLQILPEKFHGLKDTDLRYRQRYVDLIVNPEVRDTFIKRSLIIREIRNYLDSRDFIEVETPVLVSNAGGAAARPFCTHHNALDQDLFLRISLELYLKRLIVGGLERVYEIGRVFRNEGLSVRHNPEFTLLELYQAYTDYYGMMDLVEDLFRTVAQKVLGTTKINYQGEEIDLAKPFERLTMVEAIKRYANVDFDQIKDEASAKALAKEHNIEFEDRHKRGDIINLFFEEYVEEHLVQPTFIMDHPVEISPLASRKPDNPDYTERFELFITRREMANAFSELNDPLDQRTRFEAQEELRAAGDEEANETDEDFLNALEYGMPPTGGIGIGIDRFVMLLTDSAAIRDVLLFPTMKTLNDVNKRIDVKTKASYEEKVEPEMIDFSKVKVEPLFEDCVDFDTFSKSDFRAVKVKDCVAVPKSKKLLQFTLDDGTGTDRTILSGIHPYYEPEELIGKTLIAIVNLPPRTMMGIDSCGMLLSAIHEEDGEEKLNLLMVDDRIPAGAKLY; the protein is encoded by the coding sequence ATGGCAGATGAAAGAGCACAAATGCAAAGCGATCAGGATTTAAATGAACTGCTTAAAGTTAGAAGAACAAAGCTAGCTGAACTTCAAAGTAAGGGAAAAGATCCCTTTAAAATAATGAAATACGATGTAACTAATCATTCGGCTGATATTACTACTAATTATGAAGAGTTTGAAGGAAAAACCGTGTCCATAGCCGGCCGTATTATGACAAAACGGGTTATGGGTAAGGCTTCTTTTTGTAACGTCAGGGATTTAAAAGGTGATATTCAAGCCTATGTAAGAAGAGACGACATTGGTGAAGAGCCCTATGCTGAATTTAAGAAATATGATATTGGTGATATAATTGGTATAGAAGGAGAAGTGTTTAAAACTAAATCCGGAGAGATTTCCGTAAAAGCCAGTAAAATAGTCCTTCTTTCAAAAAGCCTGCAGATACTTCCTGAGAAATTCCATGGACTAAAAGATACGGACCTTAGATATCGTCAAAGATATGTGGATTTGATAGTAAATCCCGAGGTAAGGGATACTTTTATAAAGAGATCTTTAATTATCAGAGAAATTAGAAATTATCTTGACAGCAGAGATTTTATTGAAGTTGAAACACCGGTACTGGTTTCTAATGCCGGAGGAGCTGCAGCTAGACCTTTCTGCACCCATCATAATGCATTAGATCAAGATCTCTTTTTAAGAATTTCCTTAGAATTATACCTAAAAAGACTTATCGTAGGCGGATTAGAGCGTGTATATGAAATTGGCAGAGTATTTCGTAATGAAGGTCTGTCCGTTAGACATAATCCTGAATTCACCTTACTTGAGTTGTATCAGGCATATACAGATTATTATGGAATGATGGATTTGGTTGAAGATCTTTTCCGTACGGTAGCACAAAAGGTACTAGGTACCACTAAAATAAACTATCAAGGAGAAGAAATAGATTTAGCAAAACCTTTTGAGAGACTTACTATGGTTGAGGCTATTAAAAGGTATGCCAATGTTGACTTTGATCAGATAAAAGACGAAGCTTCTGCTAAGGCTTTGGCTAAGGAGCATAATATTGAATTTGAGGATAGACATAAGAGAGGGGATATTATTAATCTCTTCTTTGAAGAGTATGTGGAGGAACATTTAGTTCAACCTACCTTTATTATGGATCATCCTGTAGAGATTTCTCCTTTGGCCAGCAGAAAGCCTGATAATCCTGATTATACAGAAAGGTTTGAGCTGTTTATTACAAGAAGGGAAATGGCCAATGCCTTCTCTGAGTTAAATGATCCTTTGGATCAAAGAACAAGATTTGAGGCTCAAGAAGAATTAAGGGCAGCAGGAGATGAAGAAGCAAATGAGACTGATGAAGATTTCCTAAATGCCTTGGAGTATGGTATGCCACCTACAGGAGGCATAGGAATTGGTATTGATCGCTTTGTTATGTTGCTTACTGATTCTGCAGCTATAAGGGATGTATTGCTATTCCCTACAATGAAGACATTAAATGATGTAAATAAGAGAATTGATGTAAAAACTAAGGCTTCTTATGAGGAAAAAGTAGAGCCAGAGATGATAGATTTTTCTAAGGTAAAAGTTGAACCCTTATTTGAGGATTGTGTAGATTTTGATACCTTTAGTAAATCAGATTTCCGTGCAGTAAAGGTTAAAGATTGTGTGGCAGTTCCTAAGTCAAAGAAACTTTTACAGTTTACCTTAGATGACGGAACAGGTACAGACCGCACCATTTTAAGCGGTATTCACCCATATTATGAGCCGGAAGAACTAATTGGCAAGACTCTTATTGCTATCGTAAATCTTCCCCCAAGAACAATGATGGGTATTGACTCTTGCGGTATGCTGCTTAGTGCTATTCACGAAGAAGATGGCGAAGAAAAGCTTAATCTTCTGATGGTTGATGACCGCATTCCGGCTGGAGCAAAGCTTTATTAA
- the greA gene encoding transcription elongation factor GreA encodes MVEKKNILTYEGLRKLEEELHDLKVNKRKEVAQKIKEAREQGDLSENAEYDAAKDEQRDIEARIEEIDKILRNAEVVIEDEVDVDVINIGCKVRIFDMEYKEELTYKIVGSTEANSLKGRISNESPLGKALLGKKVGEIVDVETTNGEVIQYEILEIQRSN; translated from the coding sequence ATGGTAGAGAAGAAAAATATATTAACTTATGAAGGATTACGAAAACTAGAAGAGGAGCTTCACGATTTAAAGGTTAATAAGAGAAAAGAAGTTGCTCAAAAGATTAAAGAAGCCAGAGAGCAGGGGGATTTATCTGAGAATGCCGAATACGATGCAGCTAAGGATGAGCAAAGAGATATTGAGGCCAGAATAGAAGAGATTGATAAAATCCTTAGAAATGCAGAAGTAGTAATAGAGGATGAAGTTGATGTTGATGTAATAAATATCGGATGTAAGGTCCGTATTTTCGATATGGAATATAAAGAGGAATTGACATATAAAATTGTTGGATCAACTGAAGCAAACAGCCTTAAAGGTAGGATTTCAAATGAATCTCCATTGGGTAAGGCACTTCTTGGAAAAAAGGTTGGAGAAATTGTGGATGTTGAGACAACCAACGGTGAAGTAATTCAGTATGAAATACTAGAAATTCAAAGGTCAAATTAA
- a CDS encoding diaminopimelate decarboxylase family protein, translated as MKKPFVTLEQLKEIIKEYPTPFHIYDEKGIRENARKLKEAFSWNKGFKEYFAVKATPNPYIINILKEEGCGVDCSSFTELMLAEAMDYSGEDIMFSSNVTPAEEFVKARELNAIINLDDFTHIEFLEKVAGLPEIISCRYNPGGVFRTANGIMDNPGDAKYGFTKEQMIEGFRILKEKGVKYFGIHAFLASNTISNEYYPTLAGILFKLAVELKEKTGVHIKFINLSGGIGIPYHPDEKPNDIMAIGEGVRKAYEEILVPAGMGDLDIYTELGRYMLAPYGHLVATAIHQKNIYKDYIGLDACAVNLMRPAMYGAYHHITVMGKENEPNNFKYDITGSLCENNDKFAIDRMLPKIDIGDLIVIHDTGAHGFSMGYNYNGKLKSAELLLKEDGKVQLIRRAETPKDYFATFDFSDYYKKLF; from the coding sequence ATGAAAAAACCATTTGTTACCTTAGAACAGTTAAAAGAAATAATAAAAGAATATCCGACTCCTTTTCATATTTATGATGAGAAAGGAATACGTGAAAATGCAAGAAAATTAAAGGAAGCTTTTTCTTGGAATAAAGGGTTTAAAGAATATTTTGCGGTAAAAGCTACACCAAATCCTTATATTATAAATATATTAAAGGAGGAAGGCTGCGGTGTGGACTGTTCTTCCTTTACTGAACTTATGTTAGCAGAGGCTATGGATTATTCAGGGGAGGATATTATGTTTTCCTCCAATGTAACTCCGGCAGAGGAATTTGTAAAGGCAAGAGAGTTAAATGCCATTATTAATCTGGATGATTTTACCCATATAGAATTTTTAGAGAAAGTTGCGGGCCTTCCCGAAATTATAAGTTGCAGATATAATCCCGGTGGTGTATTTAGGACTGCCAATGGGATAATGGATAATCCGGGGGATGCAAAGTATGGTTTTACTAAGGAACAGATGATAGAAGGATTTCGTATCTTAAAGGAAAAAGGTGTTAAGTACTTTGGAATTCATGCCTTTTTAGCCAGCAACACCATTTCTAATGAGTATTATCCTACTTTAGCAGGTATCTTATTTAAATTGGCCGTAGAACTAAAAGAAAAAACCGGTGTTCATATTAAGTTTATTAATCTTTCCGGAGGAATAGGAATACCCTATCATCCCGATGAAAAGCCAAATGATATTATGGCTATCGGTGAAGGAGTAAGAAAGGCCTATGAGGAGATTTTAGTTCCGGCAGGTATGGGAGATTTAGATATATATACAGAGCTTGGTAGATATATGCTGGCACCTTACGGACACTTAGTAGCAACCGCAATTCATCAGAAGAATATCTATAAGGATTATATAGGACTTGACGCCTGTGCGGTTAATCTTATGAGACCGGCTATGTATGGGGCGTATCACCATATAACTGTTATGGGTAAGGAAAATGAACCTAATAATTTTAAGTATGATATTACCGGCTCCTTATGTGAAAATAATGATAAATTCGCTATAGACAGGATGCTGCCAAAGATTGATATCGGTGATTTGATTGTTATCCATGATACCGGTGCCCATGGATTTTCCATGGGATATAATTATAACGGTAAATTAAAGAGTGCGGAGCTGCTTTTAAAAGAAGACGGCAAGGTGCAATTAATCCGCAGAGCAGAGACACCAAAAGACTATTTTGCTACCTTTGATTTTAGTGATTATTATAAAAAATTATTTTAA
- a CDS encoding PHP-associated domain-containing protein has protein sequence MGLYLYETHLHTKEASACSYMTGAEQVRLYKEAGYAGIIVTDHFFNGNTAICNDLTWEERVDLFCKGYENAKKEGDKIGLSVFFGWETNYKATEFLIYGLDKEWIKNHPEMLNWTIEEQYYQIHKAGGFVVHAHPFRIRPYIKEIRLFPDLVDAVEIYNVGNRNIDFDKKAAEYAKKHNLPTTAGTDAHGLEPERSGMGFSKPLNSIHDFIENIKARDYKLIMNM, from the coding sequence GTGGGCTTATATTTATATGAAACCCATCTACATACGAAAGAGGCAAGTGCCTGTTCTTATATGACTGGGGCAGAACAAGTACGATTATACAAGGAAGCCGGATATGCCGGTATTATAGTAACAGATCACTTTTTTAACGGAAATACAGCTATTTGCAATGATTTGACTTGGGAAGAAAGGGTAGATTTATTTTGCAAAGGTTATGAGAATGCCAAAAAAGAAGGAGATAAGATAGGTTTATCGGTATTCTTTGGTTGGGAAACTAATTACAAGGCAACGGAATTTTTAATATATGGACTGGATAAGGAATGGATAAAAAATCACCCCGAAATGTTAAACTGGACAATTGAGGAACAATATTATCAAATCCATAAGGCCGGAGGTTTTGTGGTACATGCCCATCCATTTAGAATAAGGCCTTATATAAAAGAAATACGTCTTTTTCCAGACTTAGTTGATGCTGTAGAAATATATAATGTGGGTAATAGGAATATAGACTTTGATAAAAAGGCTGCTGAATATGCAAAGAAACATAATCTGCCGACAACTGCCGGAACCGATGCCCATGGATTGGAGCCTGAGCGTAGCGGAATGGGATTTTCTAAACCGCTAAATAGTATTCATGATTTTATTGAGAATATTAAAGCCAGAGATTATAAGTTGATTATGAACATGTAA
- a CDS encoding DNA gyrase/topoisomerase IV subunit B, protein MEQYSGSQIVVLEGLEAVRKRPGMYIGSTGPRGLHHLIWEIIDNGIDEHLAGYCNRINVTLRNDGGIEIEDNGRGVPVDIHPVKKIPTARVIYTVLHAGGKFDSSVYKVSGGLHGVGAAVVNALSKRMLIEIKRDGKIYRDEYENGGHPVTKLENGLLPVVGKCNKSDTGTKIIFYPDDSIFETVEFKSDIIQKKLKEIAFLNKNLLLHFQDEKTGVTKSYIEEFGIKSFVSYLTREMSLIHEEPIYLEGKSGEIEVEIAFQYTDNYSEQINAYCNCINVVDGGTLVTGFKTGLTRVINQYARELGVLKDKDDNFDGKDIRNGIVAIVSIKHPDPQFEGQTKTKLGNTDAKSAVEEVFTQEAQRWFDKNVEVLKSILDNSMKSFNARKASDKARNAVLKQINEVDTRSKLASCSSKKPEECELYIVEGDSAGGTVKTARNRRTQAVLPLRGKILNVEKASLEKILLNNEIKSMIATFGCGIGDDFDISKLNYDKIIILTDADVDGAHISTLLLTFFYRFMPELIFAGKIYRGLPPLYRVEYETIKRNKKTKEFQYLYNDFELDKFRKNNDFKILNIQRYKGLGEMDAHQLWETTLNPETRILAKITISDNIEADEITSTLMSSNVPPRRTFIMEEARYAKLDI, encoded by the coding sequence ATGGAACAATATAGCGGAAGTCAGATTGTGGTATTAGAAGGACTTGAGGCAGTCCGCAAGCGTCCCGGAATGTATATAGGAAGCACCGGACCTAGAGGCCTTCATCACCTTATTTGGGAAATTATAGACAATGGTATCGATGAACATCTGGCAGGCTACTGTAACCGGATTAATGTAACTCTCCGTAATGATGGGGGTATAGAAATAGAGGATAACGGACGGGGGGTACCGGTAGATATCCATCCTGTAAAGAAAATACCTACTGCCCGTGTAATTTATACCGTCCTTCATGCCGGAGGTAAATTTGACTCTTCAGTATATAAGGTATCCGGTGGTCTACATGGGGTCGGTGCCGCAGTTGTAAACGCACTTTCTAAGCGAATGCTTATAGAAATAAAAAGAGACGGAAAAATATATCGGGATGAATATGAAAATGGGGGCCATCCGGTAACAAAATTGGAAAATGGTCTCCTTCCTGTTGTTGGTAAATGCAATAAGTCCGATACAGGAACTAAGATAATCTTTTATCCGGACGATTCTATATTTGAAACAGTAGAATTTAAGTCCGATATAATACAAAAAAAGCTTAAAGAAATAGCTTTTCTTAATAAAAACTTATTACTGCATTTTCAAGATGAAAAGACCGGTGTTACTAAAAGTTATATCGAAGAATTCGGTATAAAAAGCTTTGTTTCCTATCTAACTAGGGAAATGAGTTTAATTCATGAGGAACCCATTTATCTGGAGGGAAAAAGCGGTGAAATTGAAGTGGAAATTGCTTTCCAATATACCGACAACTATTCTGAACAGATAAATGCTTACTGTAATTGTATTAATGTCGTAGACGGCGGTACTTTAGTAACCGGTTTTAAGACAGGCCTTACTAGGGTTATCAATCAATATGCCAGGGAACTGGGTGTGTTAAAGGATAAGGACGATAACTTTGACGGCAAAGATATCCGTAACGGTATCGTTGCTATTGTATCCATAAAACATCCGGATCCTCAATTTGAAGGACAAACTAAGACAAAACTAGGTAATACCGATGCAAAAAGTGCGGTTGAGGAAGTATTTACTCAGGAAGCTCAACGGTGGTTTGATAAAAATGTAGAAGTATTAAAGTCCATACTAGACAATTCAATGAAATCATTTAATGCCAGAAAAGCCAGCGATAAGGCCAGAAATGCTGTCTTAAAGCAGATAAATGAAGTGGATACCAGAAGTAAGCTTGCTTCCTGTTCCTCTAAAAAACCTGAGGAATGCGAATTATACATTGTAGAGGGAGATTCAGCCGGCGGTACTGTTAAAACAGCAAGAAACCGCCGTACCCAGGCTGTCCTTCCCTTAAGGGGTAAAATCCTTAATGTAGAAAAAGCCTCCCTGGAAAAAATACTTTTAAATAATGAAATAAAGTCCATGATTGCAACCTTTGGCTGTGGCATAGGGGATGATTTTGATATATCAAAATTAAATTATGATAAGATTATTATCCTTACAGATGCCGATGTGGACGGTGCCCATATCAGCACCTTGCTACTTACATTCTTTTATCGTTTTATGCCTGAGCTTATCTTTGCAGGAAAAATATATAGGGGACTTCCCCCACTTTATAGGGTTGAATACGAAACTATAAAGAGAAATAAGAAAACTAAAGAATTTCAATATTTATATAATGATTTTGAGCTGGACAAATTTCGCAAGAACAATGATTTTAAAATATTAAATATCCAAAGATACAAGGGTCTTGGTGAAATGGATGCCCATCAACTTTGGGAGACTACTCTAAATCCCGAAACTAGAATATTGGCTAAAATAACCATAAGTGATAATATCGAAGCCGATGAGATTACAAGTACCCTTATGAGCAGTAATGTTCCTCCAAGGCGTACATTTATAATGGAAGAAGCAAGATACGCAAAGCTGGATATATAA